The following proteins come from a genomic window of Fulvitalea axinellae:
- a CDS encoding TonB-dependent receptor, with protein sequence MSRILNSFHERYGVQSSYDYRLISKHLVSDSATYSSPEIAVQSMLKGSQLDYRLIDSVFVLFAKPLETTIESEEIKQDTVVRKAYYFSGQVTDGISGEPLPYSSIRVGEKGYSTDVNGHYSFKTETESERLEISYLGYYMLDTLLLAGTKRKIELTPSLIGLEEIVVLPDLKLAEAHIGAKPALIKLNHQVASFLPGNNSNTLFNLLRLQPGILAASEQSADYSVWGGYRGHTLLSFDGIPLFSAASHSNEIGIVNPLMIQDVEVLKAGYEPHKGDRVGGVIRMSGKMGNAKRFRAQANVNSQTVSASVNIPFAEKYALQLALRQSYYNIVDWNELFAEEADDNRDFFTPDFNFRDMNLKFSGRMDNGDNFFVSLLANQDKVESMVIRPIRRGNESRENLTDKKGFGIGGNYVRNWHRAGVSEVGFAYSGLNTNAVDKIRENPRNAALKFFEAVRENGIEEFSIYAEHRLPVLGRHGLTAGIKAIRNTASFVADASDATPESRENNGSRFSYYIKDDIKIGEKIGISPGLKWDYLAYTKKAYLSPRIAGYWEPELSWRVNASWGIYSQYISEVAFADDFRNFFYAWQLNGILDNPVLRSEHYTLGLSYRQEGFSVSAEGFYKMTDGLKRTYFIPEDKRHFDAEAISRAYGIDFYIQKKISKHDFWVAYTLSKVEERYPEFRNEYHYAPHNQLHELKTAAVFDFRPFYFSANYVYGSGLRVSQKFGGGETVPYNRLDVALLYRFGMEKLDIEAGASVLNLTNADNVANSNVSNLPSGRAVYLRGVPFTPGLFVKVGI encoded by the coding sequence TTGAGTCGGATACTGAACAGTTTTCATGAACGCTACGGTGTTCAAAGCTCCTATGATTACCGGTTGATTTCCAAACATTTGGTTTCCGATTCGGCCACGTATTCCTCCCCGGAAATCGCGGTGCAATCTATGTTAAAAGGAAGCCAGCTTGACTACCGTTTAATCGACAGTGTTTTTGTTTTATTCGCAAAACCGCTGGAAACTACAATAGAATCAGAGGAAATAAAACAAGATACGGTTGTCCGAAAAGCTTATTATTTTTCGGGCCAAGTAACGGATGGCATTAGCGGTGAACCGTTGCCTTATTCGAGTATACGTGTAGGCGAAAAAGGCTATTCCACTGACGTTAACGGGCATTATTCTTTTAAGACGGAAACGGAAAGCGAACGATTAGAGATCTCTTATTTGGGATACTATATGTTGGATACGCTTTTATTGGCTGGTACCAAACGGAAAATAGAGCTTACGCCATCATTAATCGGGTTGGAAGAAATTGTAGTATTACCGGATTTAAAATTGGCCGAAGCTCATATAGGTGCTAAACCCGCTTTGATAAAATTGAACCATCAAGTAGCGTCTTTCTTGCCAGGAAATAATAGTAATACGCTTTTCAATTTATTACGATTACAGCCAGGGATCCTCGCGGCTTCCGAACAAAGCGCAGACTATAGCGTATGGGGCGGGTACCGCGGTCATACGCTTTTGAGTTTTGACGGTATTCCGCTTTTCAGCGCGGCGAGTCACAGTAACGAAATAGGTATCGTAAACCCGTTGATGATCCAGGATGTAGAGGTATTAAAAGCGGGTTATGAACCGCATAAAGGGGATAGGGTAGGAGGCGTAATCCGGATGTCGGGTAAAATGGGAAACGCCAAACGGTTCCGTGCGCAGGCCAACGTCAATAGCCAAACTGTAAGTGCGTCGGTGAATATCCCTTTTGCGGAAAAATACGCTCTGCAACTCGCTCTTAGACAATCGTATTATAACATAGTGGATTGGAATGAGCTTTTTGCGGAAGAGGCGGATGACAATCGCGATTTCTTTACACCCGATTTTAATTTCCGGGATATGAACTTGAAGTTCTCAGGACGAATGGATAATGGCGACAATTTTTTCGTTAGCCTTTTGGCGAATCAGGATAAGGTCGAGAGCATGGTCATAAGGCCGATAAGGAGAGGAAATGAATCAAGAGAGAATCTTACGGATAAAAAAGGTTTTGGTATAGGGGGAAATTATGTACGGAATTGGCACAGGGCCGGTGTGAGTGAAGTTGGTTTTGCTTATTCGGGTTTGAATACAAACGCTGTCGATAAGATTCGAGAAAACCCGAGAAATGCTGCTCTAAAGTTTTTTGAAGCGGTCAGAGAAAATGGAATTGAGGAGTTTTCAATTTATGCGGAACATAGGTTGCCAGTATTAGGGAGACACGGATTAACTGCGGGAATAAAGGCTATTCGAAATACTGCGAGCTTTGTAGCCGACGCCTCTGACGCTACACCTGAAAGCCGGGAAAATAATGGATCTAGATTTAGTTATTATATAAAAGACGATATTAAAATCGGGGAGAAAATAGGAATAAGCCCTGGCTTAAAATGGGATTATTTGGCATATACCAAAAAGGCATATTTGTCGCCTCGAATAGCGGGGTATTGGGAGCCGGAATTAAGTTGGCGGGTTAACGCCTCATGGGGAATATATAGCCAATATATCTCAGAAGTGGCTTTTGCCGATGATTTCCGGAACTTTTTTTACGCTTGGCAACTGAACGGTATTCTTGATAATCCCGTTTTGCGTAGCGAGCATTATACTTTGGGTCTATCATATAGGCAAGAAGGCTTTAGCGTTAGTGCCGAGGGGTTTTATAAAATGACGGACGGGCTGAAACGAACTTATTTCATTCCAGAAGACAAAAGGCATTTTGACGCCGAAGCCATTAGCCGTGCATATGGTATCGATTTCTATATTCAGAAAAAGATTTCGAAACATGATTTTTGGGTAGCTTATACATTGAGTAAAGTAGAAGAACGATATCCGGAATTTAGAAACGAATATCATTATGCGCCACATAATCAATTACACGAATTAAAAACAGCGGCTGTATTTGATTTTAGACCATTCTATTTTTCAGCCAATTATGTTTACGGTTCCGGCCTTCGGGTTTCGCAGAAATTCGGAGGAGGGGAGACCGTTCCTTATAACCGCTTGGATGTGGCTTTACTTTATCGT
- a CDS encoding FecR family protein, with translation MERNDEHIDFFKELDSPFDQSEDELWESIAARTVDKPAEGPVADKTPKIKKEAKVVRMSWLQYSAAACALLLLGFGLFARFYTVTVYSKKGQHLTHTLPDGSGVELNADTEIAYHPYWWNISRKVDLAGEAFFDVAKGKNFRIESEKGVTQILGTSFNIYARGEEYKVFCKTGKVRVSNNSSDVRMVINPGELAVVDNKTLRGHISKASATETLSWKENKFVFKSRKLDIVLTEIERQFDVQIKINSKTSSELLYEGYFSKDKSVEKVLDKICLSLNLKYEKTRDGYKVY, from the coding sequence ATGGAACGTAACGACGAGCATATAGATTTCTTTAAGGAGCTGGATAGCCCTTTTGACCAGAGCGAGGATGAGCTTTGGGAGAGCATCGCCGCCCGTACCGTGGACAAGCCTGCGGAAGGGCCCGTGGCCGATAAAACTCCCAAAATCAAGAAAGAGGCGAAAGTAGTTCGGATGTCTTGGCTTCAATATTCCGCGGCCGCCTGCGCGTTACTATTATTGGGTTTCGGTTTGTTCGCCAGGTTTTATACGGTTACTGTATATTCCAAAAAAGGCCAGCACCTTACGCACACACTTCCGGACGGATCCGGCGTGGAGCTTAACGCCGATACCGAAATCGCTTATCATCCGTATTGGTGGAATATTTCCCGGAAAGTAGATCTTGCAGGCGAGGCATTTTTTGATGTAGCCAAAGGAAAAAACTTTAGAATTGAGTCCGAGAAAGGCGTTACGCAGATTTTGGGAACCAGTTTTAATATTTACGCTCGGGGTGAAGAATATAAAGTTTTCTGTAAAACGGGAAAAGTACGGGTTTCCAATAATTCATCGGATGTACGAATGGTGATTAACCCTGGCGAGTTGGCTGTAGTGGATAATAAAACCCTGCGCGGACATATTTCGAAAGCCTCGGCTACTGAAACTTTAAGTTGGAAAGAAAACAAATTCGTATTCAAATCAAGGAAATTAGATATTGTGTTAACCGAAATCGAACGCCAATTTGATGTTCAGATAAAAATAAATTCAAAAACATCATCGGAATTATTATACGAAGGCTATTTTAGTAAAGACAAATCCGTAGAAAAGGTATTAGATAAGATTTGTTTGAGTTTGAATTTGAAATACGAAAAGACAAGGGATGGATATAAGGTTTACTGA
- a CDS encoding RNA polymerase sigma factor: MTREEFKYSYQTHARAVRNYLYYRSGSTAVADDITQETFVRVWEKQFEYDAEKTKSLLYKIANQLFLDRVRKEKTEAAYTEELVFKLKHNSEGDGEKEAMLRKCERALAGLSENERTVFLMSRKDGMKYGDIAECLEISVKAVEKRMGLALKKLKDNQSWNVTTSI, from the coding sequence TTGACAAGGGAGGAATTTAAATACAGTTACCAAACACACGCCCGGGCCGTCCGGAATTATTTGTACTATCGGTCTGGAAGCACGGCCGTGGCCGATGACATTACGCAAGAAACCTTTGTGCGGGTATGGGAAAAACAGTTTGAATATGACGCTGAGAAGACGAAATCCTTACTGTACAAAATCGCCAACCAGCTTTTTCTTGATAGAGTGAGGAAAGAAAAAACAGAGGCCGCTTATACCGAAGAATTGGTTTTTAAGCTAAAACACAATTCGGAAGGCGACGGAGAGAAAGAGGCGATGCTTAGAAAATGTGAAAGGGCGTTGGCTGGATTATCAGAAAACGAAAGAACGGTTTTTCTGATGAGCCGAAAAGACGGAATGAAGTACGGCGACATAGCGGAATGCTTGGAAATCAGCGTTAAAGCCGTGGAAAAAAGAATGGGACTGGCGTTGAAAAAACTGAAAGACAATCAATCATGGAACGTAACGACGAGCATATAG